A stretch of the Gossypium hirsutum isolate 1008001.06 chromosome D07, Gossypium_hirsutum_v2.1, whole genome shotgun sequence genome encodes the following:
- the LOC107954357 gene encoding uncharacterized protein, giving the protein MAVSPCLSGNDQKKHWWLTNRKLVDKYIKDARCLIATQEHNEVASALNLLDAALALSPRLEVALELKARSLLYLRRFRDVVDMLQDYIPSLKISTDDSGSVSSDNSSHQLSRERVKLLPSNDSSSDSSSRDPSFKCFSVSDLKKKVMAGLCKSCDKEGKWRYLVLGQACCHLGLMEDAMVLLQTGKRLASAAFRRESICWSDDSFSLPNAIVLSDISSAATTPPSTPPHNPTSFSESESISQLLSHIKLLIRRRTAAIAALDAGLYSEAIRHFSKIVDGRRPAPQGFLAECYLHRAYAYKASGRIAESISDCNKTLALDPTSIQALDTRASLLETIRCLPDCLHDFEHLKLLYNSILRDRKLPGPAWKRHNVRYREIPGKLCALTTKIQQLKQRVASGETGNVDYHALIGLRRGCSRSELERAHLLLCLRHKPEKATNFVDRCEFADERGLDSVKDRAKMSALLLYRLLQKGYASVMSTIMDEESAERQRKKAAAALQAAQAAIHVQQTQYCNSKLEPETSPTSSTNPSGCNNRGNRSESKTNAVSSNTNVFQGVFCRDLAAVGNLLSQVGFNRPLQVKYEALSC; this is encoded by the exons ATGGCTGTGTCTCCATGTTTGAGTGGTAATGATCAGAAGAAACACTGGTGGCTTACCAATAGAAAG CTTGTAGATAAGTACATTAAGGATGCAAGGTGCCTCATTGCAACGCAAGAACACAACGAGGTAGCTTCAGCTCTCAATCTTCTTGATGCAGCTTTGGCTCTTTCGCCTCGTTTGGAGGTTGCTCTTGAACTCAAAGCGAGATCTTTGCTCTACCTAAGGCGTTTTAGGGATGTTGTTGACATGCTTCAAGACTATATTCCCAGTCTCAAAATCTCAACCGACGACTCTGGCTCGGTTTCCTCTGATAACTCCTCTCACCAGCTCTCCAGGGAGCGAGTCAAGCTTTTACCTTCTAATGACTCGTCCTCTGACTCATCGAGTCGTGACCCGTCTTTCAAGTGCTTTTCTGTTTCGGACTTGAAGAAGAAAGTCATGGCGGGGTTGTGTAAAAGCTGCGACAAAGAAGGCAAATGGAG GTACTTGGTTCTAGGCCAAGCATGTTGCCACCTAGGCTTAATGGAGGACGCCATGGTTCTCCTCCAAACAGGCAAACGCCTCGCTTCCGCCGCGTTCCGCCGTGAGAGCATTTGTTGGTCCGACGATAGCTTCTCCCTCCCCAACGCTATTGTCCTTTCAGACATCTCCTCTGCTGCCACAACACCTCCTTCCACGCCTCCACACAATCCTACATCTTTCTCCGAATCCGAAAGCATTTCCCAGCTTCTATCCCACATCAAGCTCCTCATCCGCCGTAGAACTGCTGCCATTGCGGCCTTAGATGCTGGCCTATACTCCGAAGCCATCCGCCATTTCTCCAAAATAGTAGACGGTCGCCGCCCTGCCCCTCAGGGCTTCCTTGCAGAGTGTTATTTGCATCGAGCCTACGCCTACAAGGCCTCAGGTCGCATAGCTGAGTCAATCTCGGATTGCAACAAAACGCTTGCTCTTGATCCAACTAGCATCCAAGCCCTTGACACCAGGGCATCGCTGTTGGAAACCATCCGCTGTTTACCCGACTGTTTGCACGACTTTGAACACTTGAAACTGCTTTACAATTCCATCTTGCGAGACAGGAAGCTCCCAGGTCCAGCCTGGAAGCGTCACAATGTGAGATACAGGGAGATTCCAGGGAAACTCTGTGCATTAACCACTAAAATTCAACAATTGAAACAAAGGGTTGCTTCTGGGGAGACCGGAAACGTTGATTACCATGCCTTGATTGGTTTGAGGCGTGGATGCTCAAGGTCTGAATTAGAGAGGGCTCATTTGCTACTCTGTTTAAGACACAAACCAGAGAAAGCTACCAACTTCGTTGATCGATGTGAGTTCGCCGATGAGCGTGGCCTCGACTCGGTTAAAGACAGAGCCAAGATGTCGGCTTTGCTTCTTTACAGGTTGCTTCAAAAAGGTTATGCCAGCGTTATGTCCACGATTATGGATGAAGAATCGGCTGAGAGGCAAAGGAAGAAAGCTGCAGCTGCTTTACAAGCAGCACAGGCAGCAATTCATGTGCAGCAAACCCAGTATTGTAACTCTAAATTGGAACCTGAAACTAGTCCCACTTCTTCAACAAATCCATCAGGTTGCAATAACAGGGGTAACCGCAGTGAAAGCAAGACCAACGCGGTTAGTTCCAACACAAACGTGTTTCAAGGTGTATTTTGCAGGGATCTAGCTGCAGTTGGGAATCTATTATCACAGGTTGGGTTCAATCGTCCACTCCAAGTGAAATATGAGGCACTCAGCTGCTGA